The region CGTCGACCGTCGCGGCGACCAGGCGCCGCAACGTGGCGGGCCGCAGCAGGGGCACGTCGCCGGCCAGGACCAGGGTCCAACCGTCCGCGGCGAGGGCGGGCACGGCGACCTGCACGGCGTGTCCCGTGCCGAGCTGCGGCCGCTGCAGCGCGAAGGCCACGTCGGGGGCCCGGCAGGACTCCTCCACCAGCTCCGCCGCGTGGCCCACGACGACCACCGTGCGGGGCACGCCCGCCTCGCGCACCGCGCCCAGCACGTGGTCGAGCAGGGTGCGCCCGCCGATGCGGTGCAGCACCTTCGGCAGGTCGGACTTCATGCGGGTGCCCTTGCCGGCCGCCAGGACGACGGCCTGCAGGACGGGCGGGACGACGGTCACGGTTGCCCTCCTTCGAGCAGGGACGCCGCGCTCACGCCGTGCGGCTCGACGTCCAGGACCAGGTTGTCGATGAGCCGCGCCGGACCGACGCGGGCCGCGATCGCCAGCAGCAGCCTGCCCTCGGCCCGCTGCGGGCGGGACAGGTCGGGCACGC is a window of bacterium DNA encoding:
- a CDS encoding NTP transferase domain-containing protein, translated to MTVVPPVLQAVVLAAGKGTRMKSDLPKVLHRIGGRTLLDHVLGAVREAGVPRTVVVVGHAAELVEESCRAPDVAFALQRPQLGTGHAVQVAVPALAADGWTLVLAGDVPLLRPATLRRLVAATVDAQASASVLTCVVADAGAYGRIVKDGAGRLRRIVEARDATPDELAIGEYNTGVFCFRTPDLVAALAKLRADNDQSEYYLTDTIAHLVADGRAVQAVAIDDPDEVVGINTVDELAAAETLLRRRG